A single genomic interval of Gouania willdenowi chromosome 10, fGouWil2.1, whole genome shotgun sequence harbors:
- the dusp1 gene encoding dual specificity protein phosphatase 1, whose product MYLDLTFLSSRSTMVIMEVPTIDCASLFSLLEDVPDCLVLDCRSFLSFNSSHISGSTNVRFSTIVRRRARGGLGIEHIVPNEDTRSRLLSGEYQSVVLLDDRSSDLSQAKKDGTLMLAVTALCRQRCGATVFLLKGGFDAFSTEYPEMCTKPSLPQGLSLPLSSNCPESADPNCSPCNTPLYDQGGPVEILPFLYLGSAYHASRKDMLDMLGITALINVSANCPNHFEDSFLYKSIPVEDNHKADISSWFNEAIEFIDSVRNKGGRVFVHCQAGISRSATICLAYLMRTNRVKLDEAFEFVKQRRSIISPNFSFMGQLLQFESQVLASSTCSSEAGSPAIGNSSTVFNFPVSIPVHPSAGQLSFLHSPITTSPSC is encoded by the exons atgtatttggatttaacatttctaTCTAGCCGCTCTACTATGGTCATTATGGAGGTTCCCACCATCGACTGCGCGTCCCTCTTTAGCTTGCTGGAAGACGTCCCGGACTGCCTGGTGCTGGACTGCCGCTCCTTCCTCTCCTTTAACTCGTCCCACATCTCGGGCTCCACCAACGTCCGCTTCAGCACCATAGTGCGCCGGAGAGCCCGCGGTGGTCTGGGAATCGAGCACATTGTCCCCAACGAGGACACCCGGAGCCGGCTGCTGTCCGGGGAATACCAGTCCGTGGTGCTGCTGGACGACCGCAGCTCGGATTTAAGTCAGGCGAAGAAGGATGGGACCCTGATGCTGGCTGTTACGGCCCTGTGCCGACAGCGCTGCGGGGCCACAGTGTTTCTTCTCAAAG gtGGATTTGATGCTTTTTCCACAGAGTATCCAGAGATGTGCACCAAACCCTCACTCCCACAAGGTCTCAGTTTGCCCCTGAGCTCCAACTGCCCCGAGAGTGCAGATCCAAACTGTAGTCCCTGTAATACACCTTTATATGACCAG GGAGGTCCAGTGGAGATCCTGCCTTTCCTCTACCTTGGCAGTGCCTATCATGCTTCTAGAAAAGACATGCTGGACATGCTGGGGATCACAGCTCTAATCAATGTCTCCGCTAACTGCCCCAACCATTTTGAAGACTCCTTCCTTTACAAGAGCATCCCTGTTGAGGACAACCACAAAGCAGATATCAGCTCCTGGTTCAATGAGgcaattgaatttattg ATTCAGTGAGAAATAAAGGAGGCCGAGTGTTTGTTCACTGCCAAGCTGGCATCTCCCGCTCCGCCACTATCTGCCTGGCCTACCTCATGCGAACCAACCGTGTAAAGCTGGACGAAGCCTTCGAGTTTGTCAAGCAACGTCGCAGCATCATCTCCCCAAACTTCAGCTTCATGGGTCAGCTCCTTCAGTTCGAGTCCCAGGTCCTGGCTTCGTCGACCTGCTCGTCGGAGGCAGGAAGTCCCGCCATCGGCAACAGCAGCACAGTATTTAACTTCCCCGTCTCCATCCCTGTGCACCCCTCAGCTGGTCAGCTCTCGTTCCTCCACAGTCCGATCACCACCTCTCCCAGCTGCTGA